The following coding sequences lie in one Haematobia irritans isolate KBUSLIRL chromosome 3, ASM5000362v1, whole genome shotgun sequence genomic window:
- the LOC142229228 gene encoding uncharacterized protein LOC142229228 produces MNSCSVYDSSLFGNCLEDLTITELLVLQRSLQKVSLLREPIENHSLSQEAPECIDLDEGKCQKPSSLALVAEGRGYASSHPDPWQLEEKPSKLQTLFQISVTALSFLSFGGYLLCLIVHSIKSKGTTYFTPMATTMAPANTFKRIKVYRRSRRSSVPPFAVSRNYTYGTGQSVNPYQYYYKENN; encoded by the exons ATGAATTCTTGTAGTG TCTACGACTCTTCCTTGTTTGGTAATTGCTTGGAGGATttaaccattacagaattattaGTTCTGCAACGTTCTTTACAAAAAGTTTCACTATTAAGAGAACCAATTGAGAATCACTCATTGTCACAAGAAGCTCCAGAATGTATTGATTTGGATGAAGGTAAATGCCAAAAACCCTCATCATTGGCATTGGTAGCAGAAGGAAG GGGATATGCTTCTTCCCATCCTGATCCTTGGCAATTGGAGGAAAAACCTTCAAAATTGCaaacactttttcaaataagtGTAACCGCCTTGTCTTTTCTTTCATTCGGAGGATATTTACTATGTCTCATAGTACATTCGATTAAAAGTAAAG GCACCACATATTTTACACCAATGGCAACAACTATGGCTCCAGCAAATACTTTCAAACGCATAAAAGTCTATCGAAGAAGTCGCCGTTCATCGGTTCCACCTTTTGCAGTTTCACGGAATTACACCTACGGCACAGGACAATCTGTGAATCCCTATCAATattattataaagaaaataattaa